From Eptesicus fuscus isolate TK198812 chromosome 22, DD_ASM_mEF_20220401, whole genome shotgun sequence, a single genomic window includes:
- the H1-6 gene encoding histone H1t — protein sequence MSETAPVDPAEPGPAFMAKPNIKKRGKKQVGLAGVSRKTPSPSVSKVITEALSLSQERAGMSLAALKKALAAAGYDVDKNNSRIKLVLKSLVSKGTLVQTKGTGASGSFRLSKKAAPELVKVKKAASAKSKKLVLSRESKSPKSATANKRAQKPRASASPKAARGVRKAAGPKGRPPRKSPAKAKADKPTAGRPKGTQQKAKPRKAASKK from the coding sequence ATGTCCGAGACGGCCCCTGTGGACCCGGCGGAGCCTGGCCCGGCTTTCATGGCGAAGCCGAACATCAAGAAGCGAGGGAagaagcaggtgggcctggcggGCGTGAGTCGCAAGACTCCGAGCCCGTCGGTGTCCAAGGTGATCACGGAGGCCTTGTCGCTGTCCCAGGAGCGGGCGGGCATGTCGCTGGCCGCGCTCAAGAAGGCGCTGGCGGCCGCGGGCTACGACGTGGACAAGAACAACAGCCGCATCAAGCTGGTGCTCAAGAGCCTGGTGAGCAAGGGCACCCTGGTGCAGACCAAGGGCACCGGCGCCTCGGGCTCCTTCCGGCTCAGCAAGAAGGCGGCTCCCGAGCTGGTCAAGGTCAAGAAGGCCGCCTCCGCCAAGAGCAAGAAGCTGGTCTTGTCCCGGGAGTCCAAGTCGCCCAAGAGCGCCACCGCCAACAAGAGAGCGCAGAAGCCCAGGGCATCGGCGTCCCCGAAAGCCGCCCGAGGCGTCAGGAAGGCGGCCGGGCCCAAGGGCAGGCCCCCGCGCAAGAGCccggccaaggccaaggccgacAAGCCCACGGCCGGGCGGCCCAAGGGGACCCAGCAGAAGGCCAAGCCCAGGAAGGCAGCATCTAAGAAGTAG
- the LOC103291099 gene encoding histone H4: MSGRGKGGKGLGKGGAKRHRKVLRDNIQGITKPAIRRLARRGGVKRISGLIYEETRGVLKVFLENVIRDAVTYTEHAKRKTVTAMDVVYALKRQGRTLYGFGG, encoded by the coding sequence ATGTCCGGTCGCGGCAAAGGCGGGAAGGGCCTGGGCAAGGGCGGCGCCAAGCGCCACCGCAAGGTGCTGCGCGACAACATCCAGGGCATCACCAAGCCCGCCATCCGGCGCCTGGCGCGGCGCGGCGGCGTCAAGCGCATCTCCGGGCTCATCTACGAGGAGACGCGCGGGGTGCTCAAGGTGTTCCTGGAGAACGTGATCCGCGACGCCGTCACCTACACGGAGCACGCCAAGCGCAAGACGGTCACGGCCATGGACGTGGTGTACGCGCTCAAGCGCCAGGGCCGCACCCTCTACGGCTTCGGCGGCTGA
- the HFE gene encoding hereditary hemochromatosis protein — protein MGPPARRALLLLLLGALGALGVRAAVAQARARPHSLRYLLMGATEPDLGLPVFQAVGFVDEQLFVFYDHESRRAEPRAPWVRAAGPLWLQLSQSLKGWDHMFTLDFWTIMDNRNHSSGPHTLQVALGCEVGADNSTRGFWTYGYDGEDHLEFRPETLSWRAAEPGAWATKMEWEVNAVRARQNRAYLERLCPEQLGRLLELGAGVLDRRVPPSVRVTCHVASAATILRCQALSFYPPNITVRWLRDRQPLDAQHAEPGDLLPNGDGTYQAWAALAVPPGEEQGYACQVQHPGLEQPLTATWEPSVSGALVFGIISGTLMCVVLIFLAGVLFRFLRRRRASRGTLGSYVLADLE, from the exons atGGGCCCGCCAGCCCGGCGcgcgctgctcctgctgctgctcggGGCGCTGGGGGCCCTCGGGGTGCGGGCCGCGGTCGCGCAGGCCCGAGCGC GGCCACACTCGCTGCGCTACCTGCTGATGGGCGCCACGGAGCCGGACCTGGGGCTGCCCGTGTTCCAGGCCGTGGGCTTCGTGGACGAGCAGCTGTTCGTGTTCTACGATCACGAGAGCCGCCGCGCGGAGCCCCGCGCCCCGTGGGTCAGGGCGGCCGGCCCGCTGTGGCTGCAGCTGAGCCAGAGCCTCAAAGGCTGGGACCACATGTTCACGCTGGACTTCTGGACCATCATGGACAACCGCAACCACAGCTCCG GGCCCCACACcctgcaggtggccctgggctgcGAGGTGGGGGCCGACAACAGCACCAGGGGCTTCTGGACGTACGGCTACGACGGCGAGGACCACCTCGAGTTCCGCCCCGAGACGCTGAGCTGGAGGGCGGCGGAGCCCGGGGCCTGGGCCACCAAGATGGAGTGGGAAGTGAACGCCGTCCGGGCCCGGCAGAACCGGGCCTACCTGGAGCGGCTCTGCCCCGAGCAGCTGGGGCGGCTGCTGGAGCTGGGGGCCGGCGTCCTGGACCGGCGAG tgCCCCCCTCGGTGCGGGTGACGTGCCACGTGGCCTCGGCAGCGACCATTCTGCGGTGTCAGGCCCTGAGCTTCTACCCCCCCAACATCACCGTGAGGTGGCTGCGGGACCGGCAGCCCCTGGACGCCCAGCACGCGGAGCCCGGGGACCTGCTGCCCAACGGGGACGGGACCTACCAGGCGTGGGCGGCCCTGGCCGTGCCCCCCGGGGAGGAGCAGGGATATGCCTGCCAGGTGCAGCACCCCGGCCTGGAGcagcccctcactgccacctggG AGCCCTCTGTGTCGGGCGCCCTGGTCTTTGGCATCATCAGCGGGACCCTCATGTGTGTCGTCCTCATCTTCCTCGCTGGGGTTTTGTTCAGATTCCTACGGAGGAGGCGGGCTTCCC GAGGCACCCTGGGGAGCTATGTCCTCGCCGACCTTGAATGA
- the H1-2 gene encoding histone H1.2 produces the protein MSETAPAAPAAAPPAEKTPVKKKAAKKPSGARRKASGPPVSELITKAVAASKERSGVSLAALKKALAAAGYDVDKNNSRIKLGLKSLVSKGTLLQTKGTGASGSFKISKKAASGEAKPKAKKAGAAKAKKAAGAAKKTKKAAGTATPKKSAKKTPKKAKKPAAAAGVKKAAKSPKKVKAAKPKKVAKSAAKPVKAKAAKAKTAKPKKAAPKKK, from the coding sequence ATGTCGGAGACGGCTcccgccgcgcccgccgccgcgcCCCCCGCGGAGAAGACCCCCGTGAAGAAGAAGGCGGCCAAGAAGCCCTCCGGGGCGCGCCGCAAGGCGTCCGGGCCGCCCGTGTCCGAGCTCATCACCAAGGCGGTCGCCGCCTCCAAGGAGCGCAGCGGCGTGTCGCTGGCCGCGCTCAAGAAGGCGCTGGCGGCCGCGGGCTACGACGTGGACAAGAACAACAGCCGCATCAAGCTGGGCCTCAAGAGCCTGGTGAGCAAGGGCACCCTGCTGCAGACCAAGGGCACCGGCGCCTCGGGCTCCTTCAAGATCAGCAAGAAGGCGGCCTCCGGCgaggccaagcccaaggccaagAAGGCGGGCGCGGCCAAGGCCAAGAAGGCTGCGGGGGCGGCCAAGAAGACCAAGAAGGCCGCGGGGACCGCCACCCCCAAGAAGAGCGCCAAGAAGACCCCGAAGAAGGCCAAGAAgccggcggcggccgcgggggtCAAGAAGGCGGCCAAGAGCCCCAAGAAGGTGAAGGCCGCCAAGCCCAAGAAGGTCGCCAAGAGCGCAGCCAAGCCTGTGAAGGCCAAGGCCGCCAAGGCCAAGACCGCCAAGCCCAAGAAGGCGGCGCCCAAGAAGAAGTAG
- the LOC129147942 gene encoding histone H2A type 1, translated as MSGRGKQGGKARAKAKTRSSRAGLQFPVGRVHRLLRKGNYAERVGAGAPVYLAAVLEYLTAEILELAGNAARDNKKTRIIPRHLQLAIRNDEELNKLLGKVTIAQGGVLPNIQAVLLPKKTESHHKAKGK; from the coding sequence ATGTCCGGACGCGGAAAGCAGGGCGGCAAGGCGCGCGCCAAGGCCAAGACGCGGTCGTCGCGGGCCGGGCTGCAGTTCCCCGTGGGCCGCGTGCACCGCCTGCTGCGCAAGGGCAACTACGCGGAGCGGGTCGGGGCGGGCGCGCCCGTGTACCTGGCGGCCGTGCTGGAGTACCTGACGGCCGAGATCCTGGAGCTGGCGGGCAACGCGGCCCGCGACAACAAGAAGACGCGCATCATCCCGCGCCACCTGCAGCTGGCCATCCGCAACGACGAGGAGCTCAACAAGCTGCTGGGCAAGGTGACCATCGCGCAGGGCGGCGTGCTGCCCAACATCCAGGCCGTGCTGCTGCCCAAGAAGACCGAGAGCCACCACAAGGCCAAGGGCAAATAA
- the LOC129147950 gene encoding histone H2B type 1-B-like: MPEPSKSAPAAKKGSKKAITKAQKKDGKKRKRSRKESYSIYVYKVLKQVHPDTGISSKAMGIMNSFVNDIFERIAGEASRLAHYNKRSTITSREIQTAVRLLLPGELAKHAVSEGTKAVTKYTSSK; encoded by the coding sequence ATGCCAGAACCGTCCAAATCCGCTCCAGCCGCGAAGAAGGGCTCCAAGAAAGCCATCACTAAGGCGCAGAAGAAGGACGGCAAGAAGCGCAAGCGCAGCCGCAAGGAGAGCTACTCCATCTACGTGTACAAGGTGCTCAAGCAAGTGCACCCCGACACCGGCATCTCGTCCAAGGCCATGGGCATCATGAACTCCTTCGTCAACGACATCTTCGAGCGCATCGCGGGCGAGGCGTCGCGCCTGGCGCATTACAACAAGCGCTCGACCATCACGTCCCGCGAGATCCAGACGGCCGTGCGCCTGCTGCTGCCCGGCGAGCTGGCCAAGCACGCCGTGTCCGAGGGCACCAAGGCCGTCACCAAGTACACCAGCTCCAAGTGA
- the LOC103291102 gene encoding histone H2A type 1 — MSGRGKQGGKARAKAKTRSSRAGLQFPVGRVHRLLRKGNYAERVGAGAPVYLAAVLEYLTAEILELAGNAARDNKKTRIIPRHLQLAIRNDEELNKLLGKVTIAQGGVLPNIQAVLLPKKTESHHKAKGK, encoded by the coding sequence ATGTCCGGACGCGGGAAACAAGGAGGCAAGGCGCGCGCCAAGGCCAAGACGCGGTCGTCGCGGGCCGGGCTGCAGTTCCCCGTGGGCCGCGTGCACCGCCTGCTCCGCAAGGGCAACTACGCGGAGCGGGTCGGGGCGGGCGCGCCCGTGTACCTGGCGGCCGTGCTGGAGTACCTGACGGCCGAGATCCTGGAGCTGGCGGGCAACGCGGCCCGCGACAACAAGAAGACGCGCATCATCCCGCGCCACCTGCAGCTGGCCATCCGCAACGACGAGGAGCTCAACAAGCTGCTGGGCAAGGTGACCATCGCGCAGGGCGGCGTGCTGCCCAACATCCAGGCCGTGCTGCTGCCCAAGAAGACCGAGAGCCACCACAAGGCCAAGGGCAAGTAA
- the LOC129147938 gene encoding histone H3.1, producing MARTKQTARKSTGGKAPRKQLATKAARKSAPATGGVKKPHRYRPGTVALREIRRYQKSTELLIRKLPFQRLVREIAQDFKTDLRFQSSAVMALQEACEAYLVGLFEDTNLCAIHAKRVTIMPKDIQLARRIRGERA from the coding sequence ATGGCTCGGACCAAGCAGACGGCGCGCAAGTCCACGGGCGGGAAGGCGCCCCGCAAGCAGCTGGCCACCAAGGCGGCCCGCAAGAGCGCGCCGGCCACGGGCGGCGTGAAGAAGCCGCACCGCTACCGGCCCGGCACCGTGGCGCTGCGCGAGATCCGGCGCTACCAGAAGTCCACGGAGCTGCTGATCCGCAAGCTGCCGTTCCAGCGCCTGGTGCGCGAGATCGCGCAGGACTTCAAGACCGACCTGCGCTTCCAGAGCTCGGCCGTGATGGCGCTGCAGGAGGCGTGCGAGGCCTACCTGGTGGGGCTGTTCGAGGACACCAACCTGTGCGCCATCCACGCCAAGCGCGTCACCATCATGCCCAAGGACATCCAGCTCGCGCGCCGCATCCGCGGGGAGAGGGCGTGA